One genomic window of Peromyscus maniculatus bairdii isolate BWxNUB_F1_BW_parent chromosome 2, HU_Pman_BW_mat_3.1, whole genome shotgun sequence includes the following:
- the LOC102919512 gene encoding PRAME family member 8-like, whose protein sequence is MSDLAQDTSLQQAVQWLLKDEALAISALEYLPTEFFPPLFKEAFTGRQTNLVRAMVAAWPFHRLSMGALPTISHMETLKAVLDALDFLVTQKVRPRRWKLQVLDLQKVHQDFWDEQTGGIDVSYTPPVLSQKETTEEQQPECGVKQPLRVLADFDLCGEHLKETDKYLLKWARQRKGSVQLCCRELKIRESHVYTVIGILNILDRDRLQELELNSWWPQGSQAWFAHCLGQLGNLCKLPVLGTQQTALSGNCALPDMKKCVTEPVPQFPNLDCLQHLYMNGIYFLKDNLETLLRCLKTPLETLSITHSQLSQADLNHLPLSLNLHQLTHLNLSSVVLSCLSTGPLRLLLERVAATLKTLELEGCRMKVSQLSAILPVLSQCTQLTKINFLDNDISMAVLRDLFHHTANLSELLLEMYPAPLESYDDTGHVFRDRFAQHCSELMDSLRAIRQPKSVYFAAGACFVYYH, encoded by the exons ATGAGTGACCTGGCCCAAGACACATCCTTGCAGCAGGCAGTGCAGTGGCTGCTAAAGGATGAGGCCTTGGCCATCTCTGCCCTGGAGTACCTGCCCACAGAGTTCTTCCCGCCGCTGTTCAAGGAGGCCTTCACTGGCAGACAGACCAACCTTGTGAGGGCAATGGTGGCAGCCTGGCCCTTTCACCGCCTCTCCATGGGGGCCCTGCCGACCATCtcacacatggagactttgaAGGCTGTGCTGGATGCCCTGGACTTTCTGGTGACCCAGAAGGTGCGCCCCAG GAGGTGGAAACTCCAAGTGCTTGACTTGCAGAAAGTGCACCAGGACTTCTGGGATGAACAGACTGGAGGCATAGATGTCAGCTACACCCCACCGGTCCTGAGTCAGAAGGAAACCACGGAGGAGCAGCAGCCAGAGTGTGGGGTGAAGCAGCCCTTGAGGGTGTTGGCGGATTTTGACCTCTGTGGGGAGCATCTCAAGGAAACTGACAAATACTTGTTGAAGTGGGCCAGGCAGAGAAAAGGCTCAGTGCAGCTGTGCTGCAGGGAGCTGAAGATCAGAGAGTCACACGTCTACACTGTCATAGGGATCCTGAACATTTTAGACAGAGACCGTCTCCAGGAGTTGGAACTGAATTCCTGGTGGCCACAGGGAAGCCAGGCCTGGTTTGCACATTGCCTGGGACAGCTGGGAAATCTTTGCAAACTCCCTGTCCTGGGAACCCAGCAGACTGCTTTAAGTGGTAACTGTGCCCTACCAGACATGAAGAAGTGTGTCACCGAGCCTGTTCCTCAGTTCCCCAACCTGGACTGTCTGCAGCATCTCTATATGAATGGCATTTACTTTCTGAAAGACAACCTGGAAACCTTGCTAAG GTGCCTGAAGACCCCCTTGGAGACCCTGTCCATCACTCACTCCCAGCTCTCGCAGGCCGACTTGAATCATCTACCCTTGAGTCTGAACCTACATCAGCTCACACACCTGAACCTCAGCAGTGTGGTGTTGTCTTGTTTAAGTACTGGGCCCCTCCGTCTTCTTCTGGAGAGAGTTGCAGCCACTCTGAAGACCCTGGAATTGGAAGGCTGTAGGATGAAGGTCTCCCAGCTCAGTGCCATCCTGCCTGTCTTAAGCCAGTGCACCCAGCTCACAAAGATCAACTTCCTTGACAATGACATATCCATGGCTGTCCTTCGGGACCTTTTCCACCACACAGCAAATCTGAGCGAGCTGCTCCTGGAGATGTACCCTGCCCCTTTGGAGAGCTATGATGACACGGGTCATGTTTTCAGGGATAGATTTGCCCAGCATTGTTCTGAGCTCATGGATAGTCTCAGGGCCATAAGGCAGCCCAAATCTGTCTACTTTGCTGCTGGTGCTTGTTTTGTGTATTATCACTAG